The Scatophagus argus isolate fScaArg1 chromosome 20, fScaArg1.pri, whole genome shotgun sequence genome window below encodes:
- the zgc:63972 gene encoding protein CutA homolog isoform X1, which yields MTFVAPNRMEWLFQRCHKEAVLYSVFRSVLLMLCSLLVLSVSMYPGLWSIGVHLHSAFTGSYIPGHHSVLLINSPNEQAAKDIGRAIMERRLAASINILSRTSTMYYWKGEIQDASEILMLVKTKTSRIQQVIDYVRSFHPYANPEVLSFPVQDGSLAYMRWMDEAIPDA from the exons ATGACATTTGTTGCCCCAAACAGGATGGAGTGGCTGTTCCAGCGATGCCATAAAGAGGCTGTCCTCTACTCTGTCTTTCGGTCGGTGCTGCTCATGTTATGTTCG CTCTTGGTCCTGTCCGTGTCCATGTATCCTGGGTTGTGGTCCATCGGGGTCCATCTTCATTCAGCCTTCACAGGGAGCTACATACCAGGCCACCACTCGGTCCTTCTTATCAACAGTCCCAATGAGCAGGCAGCCAAGGACATTGGCAG GGCAATCATGGAGAGGCGGCTGGCAGCCAGTATTAACATTCTCTCCAGGACGTCCACAAT GTACTATTGGAAAGGTGAAATCCAGGATGCAAGTGAAATTCTGATG CTGGTGAAGACAAAGACCTCCAGGATCCAGCAAGTCATAGATTATGTGAG GTCTTTCCATCCTTATGCAAACCCAGAAGTGCTCAGCTTTCCAGTGCAGGACGGCAGTCTGGCTTACATGAGGTGGATGGATGAAGCCATTCCAGACGCCTGA
- the zgc:63972 gene encoding protein CutA homolog isoform X2 — translation MTFVAPNRMEWLFQRCHKEAVLYSVFRSVLLMLCSLLVLSVSMYPGLWSIGVHLHSAFTGSYIPGHHSVLLINSPNEQAAKDIGRAIMERRLAASINILSRTSTMYYWKESRTARRDVTVVAAGEDKDLQDPASHRLCEVFPSLCKPRSAQLSSAGRQSGLHEVDG, via the exons ATGACATTTGTTGCCCCAAACAGGATGGAGTGGCTGTTCCAGCGATGCCATAAAGAGGCTGTCCTCTACTCTGTCTTTCGGTCGGTGCTGCTCATGTTATGTTCG CTCTTGGTCCTGTCCGTGTCCATGTATCCTGGGTTGTGGTCCATCGGGGTCCATCTTCATTCAGCCTTCACAGGGAGCTACATACCAGGCCACCACTCGGTCCTTCTTATCAACAGTCCCAATGAGCAGGCAGCCAAGGACATTGGCAG GGCAATCATGGAGAGGCGGCTGGCAGCCAGTATTAACATTCTCTCCAGGACGTCCACAAT GTACTATTGGAAAG AGAGCAGAACTGCAAGAAGAGATGTCACTGTTGTTGCAGCTGGTGAAGACAAAGACCTCCAGGATCCAGCAAGTCATAGATTATGTGAG GTCTTTCCATCCTTATGCAAACCCAGAAGTGCTCAGCTTTCCAGTGCAGGACGGCAGTCTGGCTTACATGAGGTGGATGGATGA